The proteins below come from a single Anaerobranca gottschalkii DSM 13577 genomic window:
- a CDS encoding ABC transporter ATP-binding protein — translation MGEIIIKDLTVEVNSLKILDDLNFTFEKGKFYSIIGPNGSGKTTLIKSLGGLIKPKRGEILVYNENIHLMDGKKRAGIIAMLPQNIHIDTSFTVKEIVEMGRYYQKPYIFQNLTKEDQNIIKWAMEQVKVEELANRQYNPLSGGEKQRVLLARALSQRAEIFLLDEPTANLDINYQLEILKLLDELNKKFGITIIAVLHDLQLAAKFSDEILLMNNGRIYKHGVPSDVITKDTIKEVFKITSNIYWDSFTNDFTIKAVDLLSIDDKIKIHVIAGGGSGVHILELFEGNYNNLSLGVVNREDLDWKKGKELNIKVVEIPPYSSIDLISHQENLRLIDEANLVILCNTPFGHGNIRNLEAVQYALNKGKKIIVIGDENFQQRDFTKDKGAIKIFNNIIKGQKVYFARNVNELRNYLKGEE, via the coding sequence ATGGGTGAGATAATAATTAAAGATTTAACAGTTGAAGTAAATAGTTTAAAGATCCTCGATGATCTAAATTTTACCTTTGAAAAAGGGAAATTTTATAGTATTATAGGACCAAATGGCAGTGGTAAAACAACCCTCATTAAGTCTTTAGGAGGTTTAATTAAACCTAAAAGGGGAGAAATATTAGTCTACAATGAAAACATTCATTTAATGGATGGGAAAAAACGGGCCGGCATCATCGCTATGCTCCCTCAAAATATCCATATCGATACATCCTTTACCGTTAAAGAAATTGTGGAAATGGGTAGGTATTACCAAAAACCTTATATTTTTCAAAATTTGACTAAAGAAGATCAAAATATTATCAAATGGGCTATGGAGCAAGTAAAGGTTGAGGAATTAGCAAATAGACAATACAATCCTTTAAGTGGAGGAGAAAAACAAAGGGTTTTATTAGCTAGGGCACTAAGTCAAAGGGCAGAAATTTTCTTATTAGATGAGCCTACTGCTAACTTAGATATTAACTATCAACTAGAGATCTTAAAATTATTAGATGAACTTAATAAGAAATTTGGTATAACTATCATAGCAGTCTTACATGACCTTCAATTAGCAGCAAAGTTTAGTGATGAAATTTTGTTAATGAATAACGGCAGAATTTATAAACACGGTGTACCAAGTGATGTAATTACCAAAGATACCATCAAAGAAGTATTTAAAATCACCTCTAATATTTACTGGGATTCTTTTACCAATGATTTTACCATCAAGGCGGTGGATTTACTCTCAATTGATGATAAAATTAAGATCCATGTAATTGCAGGGGGAGGTAGTGGAGTACACATTTTAGAGTTATTCGAAGGAAATTATAATAATCTATCTTTAGGAGTAGTAAATAGAGAAGATTTAGATTGGAAAAAAGGGAAAGAACTTAATATAAAAGTTGTAGAAATTCCTCCTTACTCTAGTATAGATCTTATAAGTCATCAAGAAAATTTGAGGTTAATCGATGAAGCTAATTTAGTAATATTATGTAATACCCCCTTTGGACATGGTAATATTAGAAATTTAGAAGCTGTACAATATGCCTTAAATAAAGGGAAAAAAATCATTGTAATTGGAGATGAAAATTTTCAACAGAGGGATTTCACAAAAGATAAAGGGGCAATAAAGATATTCAATAATATTATCAAAGGACAAAAGGTGTATTTTGCCAGGAATGTTAATGAACTGAGAAATTACTTAAAGGGGGAAGAATAA
- a CDS encoding cob(I)yrinic acid a,c-diamide adenosyltransferase — protein METGLIQVYTGNSKGKTTAALGLAIRAIGHGLKVNFIQLMKGSNYYGELVTIHRLYPDIVHAQFGRSCPNSGSIKLGISKCTGCGRCFIRKGEDITEDKKEMEIAYDYIKKQIKGGQFHIIILDEILNCIYFGLITEEEVLDLFRIKPPHVELVLTGRNAPARIIEEADLVTNMESIKHPFEKGINARRGIEY, from the coding sequence ATGGAAACTGGGTTAATCCAAGTCTATACTGGTAATTCTAAAGGTAAAACAACTGCAGCACTAGGTCTTGCCATAAGGGCAATAGGCCATGGTTTAAAAGTAAATTTTATACAGCTTATGAAAGGCAGTAATTATTATGGAGAATTGGTTACTATCCATCGGTTATATCCTGATATAGTCCATGCCCAATTTGGCAGATCTTGTCCTAATAGTGGAAGTATTAAATTGGGGATCTCTAAGTGTACAGGTTGTGGCCGTTGCTTTATCAGAAAAGGTGAGGATATTACGGAAGATAAAAAAGAAATGGAAATAGCTTATGATTACATTAAAAAACAAATTAAAGGTGGCCAATTTCATATAATAATCCTAGATGAAATTTTAAATTGTATTTACTTTGGTTTGATTACAGAGGAAGAAGTGTTAGATCTTTTCCGGATAAAACCTCCCCATGTAGAGTTGGTATTAACAGGTAGAAATGCTCCGGCAAGGATAATTGAAGAAGCTGATTTGGTGACTAATATGGAAAGTATTAAACATCCCTTTGAAAAAGGAATTAATGCTAGAAGGGGGATTGAATATTAA
- a CDS encoding class I SAM-dependent methyltransferase, producing the protein MEHYFSKNPGVKSDKKTFRYQFKGENILFNYDHGVFSMGKGDRGSEILINTFIDKNPSLENEEILDLGTGYGFIGVILKKYYPHINLTMSDINLRAVELAKENIKQNSLTATVLQSDGFEHISKSFHYILFNPPIRVGKEKVYELLNSCHQHLLPGGELWIVVRVKQGAKSMGKYLQSIFKGVETVEREAGYHIIKAIK; encoded by the coding sequence ATGGAACACTATTTTAGTAAAAATCCCGGTGTAAAATCAGATAAAAAAACTTTTAGATATCAATTTAAAGGAGAAAATATCCTATTTAATTATGACCATGGTGTTTTTTCCATGGGTAAAGGGGATAGGGGAAGTGAAATTTTAATTAATACATTTATAGATAAAAACCCAAGCCTGGAAAATGAGGAGATTTTAGATTTAGGAACAGGCTATGGGTTTATTGGTGTTATCCTAAAAAAGTATTATCCCCATATTAATTTAACAATGAGTGATATCAATTTAAGGGCTGTTGAACTTGCTAAGGAAAATATTAAACAAAATTCCTTAACTGCAACAGTTTTACAAAGTGATGGATTTGAACATATTTCTAAATCTTTTCATTATATATTATTTAATCCACCTATCAGGGTTGGAAAAGAAAAGGTTTATGAGCTTTTAAATTCCTGTCATCAGCATTTATTGCCAGGAGGAGAATTGTGGATAGTCGTAAGGGTAAAACAAGGAGCCAAATCTATGGGGAAATATTTGCAATCTATTTTTAAGGGAGTAGAGACAGTTGAAAGGGAAGCAGGTTACCATATAATTAAAGCTATCAAATAA
- a CDS encoding FecCD family ABC transporter permease → MKKTYLFTIIILFSVLILGVAFGATPISLREIFLNSNTTYYVILYQMRMPRVVLSMLVGGVLAGCGVAFQSILKNPLAEPYTLGVSSGAGLGATLAMTFLVNYRIYGLSTITFFSFLFAIFTVILVYFLAKSQGSLNPLNLILAGVVISSTFSAFISFIMIYADDNIRQIFFWLMGNLQRASWDKLKIIIIPAVIGLILIALKLKELNLLLLGDEEAASLGVEVEKTKKIIILGATLATASVVSISGLIGFVGLIVPHTLRLIFGGDNLKIYPLSILWGGIFLTLADLIGRIILVPREIPVGIITALTGGPFFLFLLKQKAKRE, encoded by the coding sequence TTGAAAAAAACTTATTTATTTACCATAATAATTCTCTTTTCAGTATTAATATTGGGGGTAGCCTTTGGAGCAACCCCCATTTCTTTAAGAGAAATATTCTTAAACTCGAATACAACTTATTATGTTATTTTATATCAAATGAGAATGCCGAGGGTAGTTTTGAGTATGTTGGTAGGTGGGGTATTAGCTGGTTGTGGAGTAGCTTTTCAAAGTATTTTAAAAAATCCATTGGCAGAACCTTATACTTTAGGGGTTAGCAGTGGAGCAGGTTTAGGCGCTACTCTAGCTATGACATTTTTGGTTAATTATAGGATTTATGGCTTATCCACAATTACTTTCTTCTCCTTCCTCTTTGCTATATTTACAGTTATATTGGTCTACTTTTTAGCTAAAAGTCAAGGTTCCTTAAATCCTTTAAATCTCATCTTAGCTGGAGTTGTTATCAGTTCAACTTTTTCCGCATTTATATCTTTTATAATGATCTACGCCGATGACAATATACGGCAAATCTTTTTTTGGTTGATGGGTAATTTACAAAGGGCATCATGGGATAAGCTTAAGATAATTATAATTCCAGCAGTCATTGGCTTAATATTAATAGCACTAAAGCTAAAAGAATTAAATCTTTTGCTTTTGGGTGATGAGGAAGCGGCTTCCTTGGGGGTAGAAGTAGAAAAGACAAAAAAAATCATTATCCTTGGAGCTACTTTAGCCACTGCCTCTGTGGTTTCTATAAGTGGGTTGATCGGGTTTGTAGGACTTATTGTACCCCATACTTTAAGGTTAATTTTTGGAGGAGATAACCTAAAAATATATCCTCTATCAATATTATGGGGAGGTATATTTTTGACTTTAGCTGATCTAATTGGAAGAATAATTCTAGTGCCTAGGGAAATTCCTGTAGGGATAATTACGGCATTAACTGGAGGCCCCTTTTTCTTATTTTTACTAAAACAAAAGGCAAAGAGGGAATGA
- the rpsA gene encoding 30S ribosomal protein S1, with product MEIIIAKHSGFCKGVKGVVELVESHISPNTITYGPIVHNNSVVNYFKEKGVDYIDTQDEGELGRIKNKRIIIRAHGVPPRIIKALEENNQIIDGTCPFVKKVQKLAKEGIDKGRNLLILGEKEHPEIIGINGWAENKGLIIKDLEELKGINLYFPLTIVAQTTFKGEKFTEIIKFILDKYPGEDIEVHNTICGATHQRQKAVIDLAKEVDLCLVIGGKNSSNTRKLTSICQEIGVVTYQIEEAHQIDPKWLKNVKKLGIIGGASTPDWTIREVLGMVNEMNEMLNEQHHEEGQGVNEIWQRLEEAHQKGEIITGIVKEVVKGGLLVDLGVEAFMPASLLDTKYIEDLNQFVGQELKFFVKELDKERNKIILSRKDVLIKEQKEKEQEILQNLKEGQKVKGIVRRMTDFGVFVDLGGIDGLIHVSNLSWEKVDDPSTVLEVGQEVEAVVLKVDAEKGKVSLSLKATQPSPFEVHAKNLKKGDIITGKVVRLADFGAFVQIAPNVDGLVHVSQISDEHIKKPGDVLSIGQEVKVKVLDVDVAAKKLSLSIKEAKPKEDFTKYEQNENLNVTLGERFGDLFKKEE from the coding sequence ATGGAGATTATTATTGCTAAACATTCGGGGTTTTGTAAAGGGGTAAAGGGTGTAGTAGAGTTGGTAGAAAGTCATATTTCACCAAATACAATCACTTACGGACCGATAGTCCATAATAATTCTGTAGTTAATTATTTTAAAGAAAAAGGGGTAGACTATATAGATACCCAAGATGAAGGGGAATTGGGGAGAATTAAGAACAAGAGGATTATTATAAGAGCCCATGGAGTTCCTCCGAGGATAATAAAGGCACTAGAAGAAAATAATCAAATTATTGATGGTACTTGTCCCTTTGTAAAAAAAGTTCAAAAGTTAGCTAAAGAAGGGATAGATAAGGGTAGAAATCTCCTGATATTAGGGGAAAAAGAACACCCAGAAATTATAGGAATTAATGGTTGGGCGGAAAATAAAGGCTTGATAATAAAGGATTTAGAAGAATTAAAGGGTATCAACTTGTATTTTCCTTTAACTATCGTTGCTCAAACTACCTTTAAAGGGGAAAAATTTACTGAAATAATTAAATTTATATTAGATAAATATCCCGGGGAAGATATTGAAGTACACAATACAATTTGTGGAGCAACCCACCAAAGACAAAAAGCAGTAATTGATCTTGCCAAAGAAGTTGATCTTTGCCTAGTAATTGGTGGTAAAAATAGTTCTAACACAAGGAAACTCACGTCTATTTGTCAAGAAATAGGCGTGGTTACATATCAAATTGAAGAAGCTCACCAGATAGATCCAAAGTGGCTAAAAAATGTCAAAAAGCTTGGAATCATAGGTGGAGCATCTACACCTGATTGGACAATAAGGGAGGTATTAGGTATGGTAAATGAAATGAATGAAATGCTAAATGAACAGCACCATGAGGAAGGCCAAGGGGTAAACGAAATTTGGCAAAGGCTTGAAGAAGCTCACCAAAAAGGTGAAATTATCACTGGTATAGTTAAAGAAGTGGTTAAAGGAGGATTGCTAGTGGATTTAGGGGTAGAAGCCTTTATGCCAGCTTCTTTGCTAGATACAAAGTATATTGAAGATTTAAATCAGTTTGTAGGACAAGAGCTTAAGTTCTTTGTTAAGGAACTAGATAAAGAAAGAAATAAGATTATCCTCTCCAGAAAAGATGTACTAATAAAAGAACAAAAGGAAAAAGAACAGGAAATTCTACAGAATCTAAAAGAAGGACAAAAAGTAAAGGGAATTGTAAGAAGAATGACCGATTTCGGTGTTTTTGTAGATTTAGGTGGTATAGATGGCCTTATCCATGTATCAAATCTAAGTTGGGAAAAGGTAGATGATCCTAGTACAGTGTTGGAAGTAGGTCAAGAGGTAGAAGCAGTGGTTTTAAAAGTAGATGCCGAAAAAGGAAAGGTATCTTTAAGTTTAAAAGCAACACAGCCAAGTCCCTTTGAAGTTCATGCTAAGAACTTGAAAAAAGGAGATATCATAACAGGAAAAGTAGTAAGATTAGCAGATTTTGGGGCATTTGTTCAAATAGCTCCAAATGTAGACGGATTAGTACATGTTTCTCAAATCTCAGATGAACACATTAAAAAACCAGGGGATGTTTTATCTATTGGTCAAGAAGTTAAAGTTAAGGTATTAGATGTAGATGTTGCTGCTAAAAAACTAAGCCTTTCTATTAAAGAAGCTAAACCAAAAGAAGACTTTACTAAATATGAACAAAATGAAAATTTAAATGTAACCCTAGGAGAACGTTTCGGAGATTTATTTAAAAAAGAGGAATAA
- the cmk gene encoding (d)CMP kinase — MKPIKIAIDGPAGAGKSTVAKRLAKELGYYYIDTGAMYRALTFKALKKKYNINDEDSLKELLKKTTIEIRKNGCCENQIYIDNKNVTYEIRQPEVSNHVSIVAKSKHVRDYMLDLQRKMASQGGVVMDGRDIGSVVLPNAEVKFFLTASLEARAKRRQQELEKKGYYSDLETIAEEIALRDKIDQEREYSPLIQCPDAIYIDTSNYTVDEVVEILKKEIEKKLAEN, encoded by the coding sequence GTGAAACCCATAAAAATAGCCATAGACGGTCCGGCAGGTGCAGGGAAAAGTACTGTGGCAAAAAGGCTAGCAAAAGAACTAGGATATTACTATATTGATACAGGTGCAATGTACAGAGCATTAACTTTCAAAGCTTTAAAGAAAAAATATAATATCAATGATGAAGATAGTTTAAAAGAGTTGTTAAAGAAAACAACTATAGAAATAAGAAAAAATGGTTGTTGTGAAAATCAAATCTACATCGATAATAAAAATGTAACCTATGAAATAAGGCAACCTGAAGTTTCTAACCATGTTTCCATAGTAGCAAAATCAAAACATGTAAGGGATTACATGTTAGATTTACAAAGGAAAATGGCAAGTCAAGGTGGCGTTGTGATGGATGGTAGAGATATTGGTTCTGTAGTATTACCCAACGCTGAAGTAAAATTTTTCCTAACAGCTTCTTTAGAAGCAAGGGCTAAACGGAGACAGCAGGAATTAGAGAAAAAGGGATATTACAGTGACTTAGAAACCATTGCTGAAGAAATAGCCTTACGGGATAAAATAGATCAGGAGAGGGAATACTCCCCGTTAATTCAATGCCCTGATGCTATTTATATAGATACATCTAATTATACCGTTGATGAAGTTGTTGAAATACTAAAAAAAGAAATTGAGAAAAAGTTGGCAGAAAATTAG
- the aroF gene encoding 3-deoxy-7-phosphoheptulonate synthase, whose protein sequence is MLIIHNFKKYKEEYNEIIGIIKEKGEGYTEEVKGDLVYITYTCGTELKKIPWERFQGIQKAVPLDKPYHLVSRDYQEEDTVIDINGVKIGKEKVIIAGPCAIESEEQLERIAAFLHEQGVKILRGGAYKPRTSPYSFQGLKEEGLILLQRIGKKYNMVTVTEAVSLHTLDKVAQYSDIIQIGARNMANYELLKAVGKYQKPVLLKRGMASTIEEFLTAAEYIVSEGNKNVILCERGIRTFETYTRNTLDLSAVASIKKLSHLPIIVDPSHGTGKWFLVTPMAKGALACGADGIMVEVHHDPLKALSDGEQSLNFINFRNLKEEIAIFM, encoded by the coding sequence TTGTTAATAATCCATAACTTTAAAAAATATAAAGAAGAATATAATGAAATAATCGGCATAATTAAAGAGAAGGGGGAAGGATACACCGAAGAAGTTAAAGGGGATTTAGTCTATATTACTTACACTTGTGGTACTGAACTTAAGAAAATCCCTTGGGAAAGGTTTCAAGGTATCCAAAAGGCTGTCCCCTTAGATAAACCATATCACTTAGTAAGCAGAGATTATCAAGAGGAAGATACAGTTATAGACATTAATGGGGTAAAAATAGGAAAAGAAAAGGTTATCATTGCCGGACCATGTGCTATAGAAAGCGAGGAACAATTAGAAAGGATTGCTGCTTTTTTACATGAACAGGGAGTTAAAATTTTAAGGGGAGGTGCTTATAAGCCCCGAACATCTCCTTATAGTTTTCAAGGATTAAAGGAAGAGGGACTAATATTACTTCAAAGAATTGGGAAAAAATATAATATGGTTACCGTTACTGAAGCGGTAAGTTTACACACCCTAGATAAAGTAGCCCAATATAGTGATATTATCCAAATTGGAGCAAGAAATATGGCTAACTATGAACTTTTAAAGGCGGTGGGAAAATACCAAAAACCAGTGTTACTTAAAAGGGGGATGGCTTCTACAATTGAAGAATTTTTAACTGCAGCAGAATATATTGTATCAGAGGGCAACAAAAATGTAATTTTATGTGAAAGGGGTATAAGGACTTTTGAAACTTATACTAGAAACACCTTAGATTTATCCGCTGTAGCAAGTATTAAAAAATTATCCCATTTACCGATAATTGTAGATCCTAGCCATGGCACAGGAAAATGGTTTTTAGTAACCCCTATGGCTAAAGGGGCATTGGCATGTGGTGCCGATGGGATTATGGTGGAAGTACATCATGATCCACTAAAGGCTTTATCAGATGGTGAGCAATCTTTAAATTTTATTAATTTTAGAAATCTAAAAGAAGAAATAGCTATATTTATGTGA
- a CDS encoding DUF1614 domain-containing protein encodes MPVGPITLTIVTVLIFFGLAQRVLDRMRLTDKAAFAFIGAMFFGAYIPDIPLFRGLSINVGGGIVPLILVGYLFVKAGTAREKIRAILASLAAAVAVFAVERFMPSEPGQMIIDPLYMSAIVAGVIGYLAGRSRRSSFIAGIMGIILTDIYYAISLLISGNRGGTTIGGAGIYDAVVIAGILAVVLAEVVGETRERLQGGPDEDRPEDLKKHLKGVEFANMLKNLEEDWEKDFNDNTTQDMDNKIASLEEKRKQGARDKNKK; translated from the coding sequence ATGCCAGTTGGTCCAATAACTTTAACAATAGTTACAGTATTAATTTTTTTCGGTTTAGCCCAAAGGGTACTAGACAGAATGCGTCTTACAGATAAAGCTGCCTTTGCCTTTATTGGTGCTATGTTTTTTGGAGCTTATATTCCTGATATACCTTTATTTAGAGGTCTGAGTATTAACGTTGGAGGAGGTATAGTTCCTCTAATCTTAGTAGGTTATTTATTTGTTAAAGCTGGAACAGCAAGGGAAAAAATCAGAGCTATTTTAGCATCTTTAGCTGCGGCAGTAGCTGTCTTTGCAGTAGAAAGATTTATGCCATCTGAACCAGGGCAAATGATTATCGATCCTTTATATATGAGCGCAATAGTGGCAGGGGTCATAGGTTATTTAGCTGGTAGGTCTAGAAGGAGTTCCTTTATCGCCGGGATTATGGGTATTATTTTAACAGATATTTATTATGCAATTTCTTTACTCATTTCCGGTAATAGAGGGGGAACTACTATTGGGGGAGCTGGAATTTACGATGCTGTAGTAATAGCTGGTATTTTAGCTGTAGTTTTAGCAGAAGTTGTTGGTGAAACTCGAGAAAGGCTTCAAGGAGGACCCGATGAAGATCGGCCAGAAGATTTAAAGAAACATTTAAAAGGGGTAGAATTTGCTAATATGCTTAAAAACCTAGAAGAAGATTGGGAAAAGGATTTTAACGATAATACTACTCAAGATATGGATAATAAAATAGCATCCCTTGAAGAAAAAAGAAAACAAGGAGCAAGGGATAAAAACAAAAAATAA
- a CDS encoding ABC transporter substrate-binding protein has protein sequence MKKLLTLVIVFFLTLTLVACSKGENLQQTENFKIVSLAPSSTEIVAALGKLENLVGVSDFCNYPEEVLSIEKVGNAFNVNFEKIVGLQPDLVLLMNEGEVADRLRELDIQVLILNPTTIEEIYEDILKVAEILKVEEKGQEIVNKMKDDLKKIQKETLEEKPTVFILLDSTAFWTTGKGTFYNEVIEKSGGINIAAEETGWLEFSAEKLLELDPDVILYTWEPSEELTSLPVWQNLTAVKEGRTYLIDGDLTSRPGPRIVEGIATIAKILKGE, from the coding sequence ATGAAAAAATTATTGACACTGGTAATAGTATTTTTTCTTACCCTTACCTTAGTAGCCTGTAGTAAAGGAGAAAATCTACAGCAAACTGAAAATTTTAAAATTGTATCTTTAGCACCCAGTAGCACAGAAATCGTTGCAGCTTTAGGAAAATTAGAGAATTTAGTTGGTGTATCGGATTTTTGTAACTATCCTGAAGAAGTACTGAGTATAGAAAAAGTAGGAAATGCCTTTAATGTTAATTTTGAAAAAATTGTAGGGTTACAGCCAGATTTAGTATTGTTGATGAATGAAGGAGAAGTAGCAGATAGGTTAAGGGAATTAGATATCCAAGTACTTATACTTAATCCTACAACAATTGAGGAAATATATGAAGATATTTTAAAGGTAGCTGAAATCTTGAAAGTTGAGGAAAAAGGACAAGAAATAGTAAATAAAATGAAAGATGATCTAAAGAAAATACAAAAAGAAACCCTTGAAGAAAAGCCAACTGTATTCATCCTCTTAGATAGCACAGCTTTTTGGACTACTGGTAAAGGAACTTTTTATAACGAAGTTATAGAAAAAAGCGGAGGTATTAATATAGCGGCAGAAGAAACTGGTTGGTTAGAATTTTCAGCAGAGAAATTACTAGAACTAGATCCAGATGTGATATTATATACATGGGAACCATCGGAGGAATTAACTTCTTTACCAGTGTGGCAAAACTTAACTGCCGTTAAAGAAGGAAGAACATACCTAATCGATGGTGATTTGACATCAAGACCTGGTCCAAGGATTGTTGAAGGGATAGCTACTATAGCTAAAATTTTAAAGGGTGAGTAA
- a CDS encoding ABC transporter permease, which yields MNKAVLYIRTCLLYIIKNKVRFTLTVSGMVLACFLLTFGYVFIDSYYESNFTRINDYKRTNSIVVTGQMDITTMNNINNLVGGTYASYQRVPGSYIIYSSNNKNINVEIILTNANFTDFLVPVEELSSTTYFKTYLVKGRSIELEDILNGNRVVVIDSVLEYLLFGDHDSIGKYLYIPIREFSNNFSSLRYEPLQIIGVIEASDDSKQKYYEFNKNSSQINTVYNGRVFVPYSIDLFSNYDDMEASSRFISLVYSYLPNYEATFTALDTYLRDYNHSVSAHSYKSIYRDIEFELIETRKTLYLGVLLIIIFSGICIMNTMFFSVKERINEIGIRKSCGASDEDIVIQFIIEGLLYGIIAAIIGIFLALVLVSLVIIYLQEAGYYALLLVIKPSSILISLLTSLVISLIASIIPAIYGSRIKIVDAVRFD from the coding sequence ATGAATAAAGCTGTATTGTATATAAGAACATGTTTATTATATATAATCAAGAATAAGGTGAGGTTTACACTGACAGTAAGCGGAATGGTTTTGGCTTGCTTTCTATTAACTTTTGGGTATGTTTTTATTGATAGTTATTATGAAAGCAACTTTACAAGAATAAATGATTATAAGAGAACTAATTCTATTGTGGTTACTGGCCAAATGGATATTACCACGATGAATAATATTAATAATTTAGTTGGTGGTACTTATGCTTCATATCAGCGTGTGCCAGGGTCATATATTATATACAGTTCCAATAATAAAAATATTAATGTTGAAATTATACTAACAAATGCTAATTTTACAGATTTTTTAGTACCTGTTGAGGAATTATCTTCAACCACTTATTTTAAAACTTATTTAGTTAAAGGTAGATCTATTGAGTTAGAAGATATATTAAATGGTAACAGGGTAGTTGTAATCGATTCAGTTTTAGAATACTTATTATTCGGAGATCATGATTCTATAGGTAAATACCTCTATATACCTATCAGAGAGTTTAGTAATAATTTTTCATCACTTAGGTATGAACCATTGCAGATAATAGGGGTTATTGAAGCATCTGATGATTCAAAACAAAAGTACTACGAATTTAATAAAAATTCAAGTCAGATAAATACAGTTTACAATGGAAGGGTTTTTGTCCCATATTCAATTGATCTTTTTTCTAACTATGATGATATGGAAGCTTCTTCAAGGTTTATTTCACTTGTTTATAGTTATCTACCTAATTATGAAGCAACTTTTACTGCCTTGGATACGTATTTAAGAGATTATAACCATTCAGTTAGTGCTCACTCCTACAAATCTATTTATAGAGATATTGAATTCGAGTTAATTGAGACTAGGAAAACCCTATATTTGGGTGTCTTATTAATAATTATTTTTTCTGGAATTTGTATAATGAATACAATGTTTTTCTCTGTTAAAGAGAGGATTAACGAAATAGGTATAAGAAAATCTTGTGGGGCTTCGGATGAAGATATAGTTATACAATTTATTATTGAGGGCTTACTATACGGAATAATTGCAGCTATTATAGGGATTTTTTTAGCCCTTGTCTTGGTATCACTTGTCATAATTTACTTACAAGAAGCTGGTTACTATGCTCTTTTACTTGTTATAAAGCCTAGTTCTATATTGATTTCGCTATTGACATCTCTTGTTATTTCTCTTATAGCAAGCATAATCCCTGCAATTTATGGATCAAGGATAAAGATAGTCGATGCCGTACGATTTGATTAA
- the aroH gene encoding chorismate mutase, with amino-acid sequence MKAIRGATTVEINREEDIKLRTIELMERIIKLNSLEIEDIISIIFSVTEDLTAFNPATAFRERFGGDIPLFCVQEAKFQGSLKYCIRVLIHCNKENVKHCYLHNAQNLRPDLVQNGIS; translated from the coding sequence ATGAAAGCTATAAGAGGAGCAACAACGGTAGAAATAAATAGAGAAGAAGATATTAAATTAAGGACTATTGAGTTAATGGAAAGGATAATTAAACTAAATAGTCTAGAAATAGAAGATATTATTTCAATAATTTTTTCTGTAACTGAAGATTTAACTGCCTTTAATCCTGCCACAGCTTTTAGAGAGAGATTTGGGGGGGATATCCCTCTTTTTTGTGTACAAGAAGCTAAATTTCAAGGGTCGCTAAAATATTGTATCAGGGTCTTAATCCATTGCAATAAAGAAAATGTTAAACATTGTTATTTACATAATGCCCAAAATTTGCGGCCTGATTTGGTCCAAAATGGAATTTCCTAG